A window from Candidatus Methylomirabilis sp. encodes these proteins:
- a CDS encoding Ig-like domain-containing protein translates to MSPTHRFEALAALVVLALAAVIGLVIVFGEPRPLAIVDARPTDGTAGVSITTQIMVVFSRPVDEASVRAALSVEPQTEGFVSAAGRRAAFTPRTGLTADTEYTVTLGIGVRDRAGRSLPRPITLRFRTRGQALVVRTADGRLLRATLDGATEPLAGPGIGEFAASAAGDLAYVLPAEGVLVIKPAGPGGIRRIALPKAGGLESGVYGAATRAVEIHDLTWAPGGAVLGFLAPRRDGVVLPYLVHLTEAIPTVEPFGPPPRPIPGGSPLVVEALKKSLVEIVYRREAFAFTPDGRGLIVRDQNWDYVVFGFDGSRRGAFGAFLAVGNVSPRGDFVAFMDVDPADPALKRLVVAYERTGRLRSLSPPDRDSHSARFAHRTDRVVYATGEPIGPPGERRYALDVVDLATGIRRRLTHPPAGESDEGPRWAPDDTWIAFRRAPAGAPERGRVWVVPADGGTARPLATAATAARWSP, encoded by the coding sequence GTGAGCCCGACCCACCGCTTCGAGGCCCTCGCCGCGCTCGTCGTCCTCGCCCTGGCGGCGGTGATCGGCCTGGTCATCGTCTTCGGGGAGCCGAGGCCGCTCGCCATCGTCGACGCCCGCCCGACCGACGGCACCGCCGGGGTGTCGATCACGACCCAGATCATGGTCGTCTTCAGCCGCCCGGTCGACGAGGCGTCCGTCCGCGCGGCGCTCTCGGTCGAGCCGCAAACGGAGGGTTTCGTCAGCGCGGCTGGCCGGCGCGCCGCGTTCACGCCCCGGACCGGCTTGACGGCCGACACCGAGTACACGGTGACGCTGGGCATCGGTGTGCGGGACCGCGCCGGGCGGTCGCTCCCGCGGCCGATCACCCTCCGGTTCCGGACCCGCGGCCAAGCGCTCGTGGTGCGGACAGCCGACGGCCGCCTCCTCCGGGCGACGCTCGACGGCGCGACCGAGCCACTCGCCGGTCCCGGCATCGGGGAGTTCGCCGCCAGCGCCGCGGGGGACCTGGCGTACGTCCTGCCGGCCGAAGGGGTGCTCGTCATCAAGCCGGCCGGGCCGGGGGGCATCCGGCGGATCGCCCTCCCGAAGGCCGGGGGGTTAGAGTCCGGGGTGTACGGGGCCGCCACGCGTGCCGTCGAGATACACGACCTGACCTGGGCGCCGGGCGGCGCGGTGCTGGGCTTCCTCGCCCCGCGCCGTGACGGCGTGGTCCTCCCCTACCTTGTCCATCTCACGGAGGCGATCCCGACGGTCGAGCCATTCGGGCCGCCGCCCCGACCGATCCCCGGCGGCTCCCCCCTCGTGGTGGAGGCGCTCAAGAAATCGCTCGTCGAAATCGTCTACCGGCGCGAGGCGTTCGCCTTCACACCGGACGGCCGCGGCCTCATCGTTCGGGACCAGAACTGGGACTACGTGGTCTTCGGGTTCGACGGGTCGCGGCGCGGCGCCTTCGGCGCGTTCCTCGCGGTCGGCAACGTGTCGCCGCGCGGCGACTTCGTCGCCTTCATGGACGTCGACCCGGCCGACCCGGCGCTGAAACGCCTGGTCGTCGCGTACGAGCGGACCGGTCGCCTCCGCTCGCTCTCCCCACCCGACCGCGACAGCCACTCGGCCCGCTTCGCCCACCGGACCGATCGCGTCGTGTACGCGACGGGCGAGCCCATCGGCCCCCCTGGCGAGCGCCGGTACGCCCTCGATGTGGTGGACCTGGCGACCGGGATCCGGCGGCGTCTGACCCATCCACCGGCAGGCGAGAGCGACGAGGGGCCGCGCTGGGCCCCGGATGACACGTGGATCGCCTTCCGCCGCGCCCCCGCCGGGGCGCCGGAGCGCGGGAGGGTGTGGGTGGTCCCCGCCGATGGGGGCACCGCCCGCCCTCTGGCCACTGCCGCCACCGCCGCCCGCTGGAGCCCGTGA
- a CDS encoding TIGR03943 family protein, with protein sequence MNRAAPLIALGYGAYLLYAFWTGTLYFYIHPIYLLPAVATGVLLLALAAAGRQGGEPGGHGSPPPLAIAVLVLPLALGFLLPPKPLGLATAAQRGVDALPLGRLDDPPEFRVEQRPETYTIKDWVKAMQADPEPGRHAGKPVRVIGFVYRNDRLPGDWFLVARFVVQCCAIDATPIGLPVRAPEGKVPEAGSWVSVEGTWEVAEVREERKAVIAPATVTPTERPEQPYLY encoded by the coding sequence ATGAACCGCGCGGCGCCGCTCATTGCCCTCGGCTACGGAGCGTACCTCCTCTACGCCTTCTGGACCGGCACCCTCTACTTCTACATCCACCCGATCTACCTCCTCCCGGCCGTGGCGACCGGCGTCCTCCTCCTCGCCCTCGCCGCGGCCGGGCGGCAGGGGGGTGAGCCCGGCGGGCACGGCAGCCCGCCGCCCCTGGCGATCGCCGTCCTCGTCCTCCCCCTCGCCCTCGGGTTCCTCCTGCCGCCGAAGCCGCTCGGCCTCGCGACCGCGGCCCAGCGCGGCGTCGATGCCTTGCCGCTCGGGCGGCTCGACGACCCCCCCGAGTTCCGCGTCGAGCAGCGGCCGGAGACGTACACCATCAAGGACTGGGTGAAGGCGATGCAGGCCGATCCCGAGCCGGGCCGGCACGCGGGGAAGCCGGTGCGGGTGATCGGCTTCGTCTATCGGAATGACCGGTTGCCGGGCGACTGGTTCCTCGTGGCGCGCTTCGTCGTCCAGTGCTGCGCCATCGACGCGACGCCGATCGGCCTCCCCGTCCGCGCGCCCGAGGGCAAGGTGCCGGAAGCGGGGAGCTGGGTCTCCGTCGAGGGGACGTGGGAGGTCGCCGAGGTCCGGGAGGAGCGGAAGGCGGTGATCGCCCCGGCCACCGTCACGCCGACCGAGCGTCCCGAGCAGCCCTACCTCTACTGA
- a CDS encoding permease: MDWVGRGQEGVTIFLGVLIEAIPFLLLGVLVSQGLALALKGDRVLKWLPRGRFASLAALAGLGALFPVCECGNVPVARRLAARGVPAAGAMVFLLAAPALNPVVALSTFAAFRQQPVIVVYRLGLTFAVALGVGLLLSLHPRPADLLRRPAPGAGHQVEGPVPTSWVGRAGRFARGVLGEFAEMGAVLVVGAGLAALTQMFVPRGLLLQVGQGPVLSVVAMMGLAALLSVCSTVDAFVALAYAGTFTDGSLVAFLVFGPMIDIKAVLLMLTAFNWKAVALVTVVVAEAVFLIGLGLNYWVT; the protein is encoded by the coding sequence GTGGATTGGGTCGGCCGGGGACAGGAGGGGGTCACGATCTTCCTGGGGGTCCTCATCGAGGCGATCCCGTTTCTGCTCCTCGGGGTGCTGGTCTCGCAGGGACTCGCCCTTGCCCTCAAGGGCGACCGGGTGCTCAAGTGGCTGCCGCGCGGCCGGTTCGCGTCCCTTGCCGCCCTCGCCGGGCTAGGCGCGCTCTTCCCGGTGTGCGAGTGTGGCAACGTGCCGGTCGCGCGGCGGCTGGCCGCGCGCGGAGTCCCCGCCGCGGGCGCGATGGTTTTTCTCCTTGCCGCGCCCGCGTTGAACCCGGTCGTGGCCCTTTCGACCTTTGCGGCCTTCCGCCAGCAACCCGTCATCGTCGTCTACCGGCTCGGCCTCACCTTCGCTGTCGCGCTCGGGGTCGGGCTCCTCCTGAGCCTCCATCCCCGCCCGGCTGACCTCCTGCGGCGCCCGGCCCCCGGCGCGGGCCACCAGGTGGAGGGGCCAGTTCCCACGTCCTGGGTCGGGCGGGCGGGGCGTTTCGCGCGGGGCGTCCTCGGCGAGTTCGCCGAGATGGGCGCGGTCCTGGTCGTGGGGGCGGGGCTCGCGGCACTGACCCAGATGTTCGTGCCGCGCGGCCTCCTCCTCCAGGTCGGGCAGGGGCCTGTCCTTTCGGTCGTGGCGATGATGGGGCTCGCCGCCCTCCTGTCGGTCTGCTCGACGGTGGATGCGTTCGTGGCACTCGCCTACGCTGGCACCTTCACGGACGGCTCCCTCGTCGCCTTCCTCGTCTTCGGCCCGATGATCGACATCAAGGCGGTGCTGCTCATGCTCACCGCCTTCAACTGGAAGGCGGTGGCGCTCGTTACCGTCGTGGTTGCCGAGGCGGTCTTCCTGATCGGCCTCGGCCTGAACTACTGGGTCACATGA
- a CDS encoding cyclase family protein gives MRAVSRISALTLVGAICMLGATAAKSQQEPVSDKPFQERWAPTEFGPGDKAGAVNRTTPALVLKAVRLVKQGKTAALGKLYMSDIPVFGARSWTMSIPGTPTGGPFGKNALVYHDEFVATELGQIGTQFDGPGHIGVRTSKGDVFYNGRFVKDTYQRGAGGRVVGLGDLGVEHVAEKGFICRGLLLDAPAYRGMRRLPIPKDTKSPGIITAADVQAMVKRQGLSEIGEGDCVFLYTGHGDLWANAEWKSLSAEEKAKRRAEFTSGEPGFGISACQYMADRKIILTGGDTSANDAQPVGEEEDFAVPCHTEMQTRRGIWNIENLDFTPLLKEKAYEFLFVWAPLKIVGGTGSPGNPVALW, from the coding sequence ATGAGAGCCGTGTCGAGGATCTCCGCGCTCACGCTGGTGGGAGCGATCTGTATGCTCGGCGCGACGGCCGCGAAGTCCCAGCAGGAACCGGTCAGCGACAAGCCGTTCCAGGAAAGGTGGGCGCCCACCGAGTTCGGGCCCGGCGACAAGGCCGGCGCCGTCAACCGGACCACGCCTGCCCTCGTGCTGAAGGCTGTGAGGCTGGTCAAGCAGGGGAAGACCGCGGCGCTCGGCAAGCTGTACATGTCCGACATCCCGGTCTTCGGCGCCCGCTCGTGGACCATGAGCATCCCCGGCACGCCCACCGGGGGCCCGTTCGGCAAGAACGCGCTGGTCTACCACGATGAGTTCGTCGCCACCGAGCTCGGCCAGATCGGCACCCAGTTCGACGGCCCGGGCCACATCGGCGTTCGCACTTCGAAGGGCGACGTCTTCTACAACGGCCGGTTCGTCAAGGACACCTACCAGCGCGGCGCGGGCGGCCGGGTCGTCGGGCTCGGCGACCTCGGCGTCGAGCACGTGGCCGAGAAGGGGTTCATCTGCCGCGGCCTGCTCCTCGACGCGCCGGCGTACCGGGGCATGAGACGGCTGCCGATCCCGAAGGACACCAAGAGCCCGGGGATCATCACCGCCGCCGACGTCCAGGCGATGGTCAAGCGCCAGGGCCTCTCGGAGATCGGCGAGGGGGACTGCGTCTTCCTCTACACCGGCCACGGCGACCTCTGGGCAAATGCGGAGTGGAAGTCGCTCTCCGCCGAGGAGAAGGCGAAGCGCCGCGCCGAGTTCACCTCGGGCGAGCCGGGATTCGGCATCAGCGCCTGCCAGTACATGGCGGATCGGAAGATCATCCTGACCGGCGGCGACACCTCGGCCAACGACGCCCAGCCGGTGGGGGAGGAGGAGGACTTCGCGGTGCCCTGCCACACCGAGATGCAGACGCGGCGCGGGATCTGGAACATCGAAAACCTCGACTTCACCCCGCTGCTGAAGGAGAAGGCCTACGAGTTCCTGTTCGTCTGGGCCCCGCTGAAGATCGTCGGCGGGACCGGCTCGCCAGGCAACCCGGTCGCCCTGTGGTAG
- a CDS encoding cyclase family protein, producing MKRHGWRGLLVRSSVALTIAIVAMGAAFSSPPQAEAQDVAERLAAAFRDAEVIDLTVLISEQLPAHWPTHAPFQRWTFNWFKPVKGAYTDNLAQSVFPYYGQRYVIDEHTGTQLDCPAHFIPPEGSGMPFAGPMGKMTCEKMPITQWIGPAVVIDVRDILDKAPNGKSPQITPKIVQDWEAKHGSLKKGDIVLFYSSYSDRYYKPFPEGNRLAFEPLILQNKPGWPAPSPEAMEYLHSKGIMHVGTDGPSMGFVEGGQSTHVAGLKYGMSWDELLTNLGKLPARGAFYISLPVKIIDGSGANTRGIGIKARGQKGVGE from the coding sequence ATGAAGCGGCATGGGTGGCGTGGACTCCTCGTGCGGTCCTCGGTGGCGCTCACGATCGCCATTGTGGCGATGGGGGCGGCGTTCAGCAGCCCGCCTCAGGCCGAAGCGCAGGATGTCGCGGAGCGGTTGGCCGCCGCATTTCGGGACGCGGAGGTGATTGACCTGACGGTCCTCATCTCGGAGCAGTTACCGGCCCACTGGCCGACGCACGCCCCGTTTCAGCGGTGGACCTTCAACTGGTTCAAGCCGGTCAAGGGGGCGTACACCGACAACCTGGCGCAAAGCGTCTTCCCCTACTACGGCCAGCGGTACGTGATCGACGAGCACACCGGCACGCAGCTTGACTGCCCGGCGCACTTCATCCCGCCGGAGGGGAGCGGCATGCCGTTCGCCGGCCCGATGGGAAAGATGACCTGCGAGAAGATGCCGATCACGCAGTGGATCGGGCCGGCCGTCGTGATTGACGTCCGGGACATCCTCGACAAGGCTCCGAACGGCAAGAGCCCGCAGATCACGCCGAAGATCGTGCAGGACTGGGAGGCGAAGCACGGCTCGCTCAAGAAGGGGGACATCGTCCTCTTCTACTCCAGCTACTCGGACCGCTACTACAAGCCCTTCCCCGAGGGGAACCGGCTGGCCTTCGAGCCCCTGATCCTCCAGAACAAGCCCGGCTGGCCGGCCCCCAGCCCGGAGGCGATGGAGTACCTCCACTCGAAGGGCATCATGCACGTCGGAACCGACGGCCCCAGCATGGGCTTCGTCGAGGGAGGCCAGAGCACCCATGTGGCCGGCTTGAAGTACGGCATGTCGTGGGACGAGCTGCTGACGAACCTCGGCAAGCTCCCGGCGCGTGGGGCCTTCTACATCTCGCTCCCGGTCAAGATCATTGACGGCAGCGGCGCGAATACCCGGGGCATTGGCATCAAGGCCCGCGGACAGAAGGGGGTCGGGGAGTAG
- a CDS encoding IclR family transcriptional regulator yields the protein MRRQRGGNANVVSSVVRALSLLDALAAQGRAIGIAELSKRVRLHVSTVHRLLATLITRGYVRQDPETGKYALGLRTFVLGQAYLEHMDLRRAAQPALQRLAQRTGETANLVAMDREEAVYLDKAESTQSVRFFSRIGHRAPLYCTAVGKVLVADLPPEEREELLGRLTLTPLTRNTITDLGALRQELDRVAAQGYALDREECEEGASCLAAPLRDHTGRVVAALGISAPTVRLTAAKREQLIPLLVEEGRGLSQELGYQGAAAAAPAAARR from the coding sequence GTGCGGCGACAGCGGGGCGGCAACGCCAACGTGGTCTCCTCGGTGGTCCGGGCCCTCTCCCTCCTGGACGCACTGGCCGCTCAGGGCCGCGCGATCGGGATCGCCGAGCTCAGCAAGCGGGTGCGCCTGCACGTCAGCACGGTCCACCGCCTGCTGGCGACCCTGATCACCCGGGGGTACGTGAGGCAGGACCCGGAGACCGGCAAGTACGCCCTGGGCCTCAGGACCTTCGTCCTGGGGCAGGCGTACCTCGAGCACATGGACCTCAGACGGGCCGCCCAGCCCGCCCTGCAACGCCTGGCCCAGCGGACGGGGGAGACGGCGAACCTGGTGGCGATGGACCGGGAGGAAGCCGTCTACCTGGACAAGGCCGAGAGCACCCAGAGCGTCCGGTTCTTCTCCCGGATCGGGCACCGCGCCCCCCTCTACTGCACGGCCGTGGGGAAGGTGCTCGTGGCGGACCTGCCACCGGAGGAGCGGGAGGAGCTCCTGGGCCGCCTCACCCTCACCCCTCTCACCCGGAACACCATCACCGACCTCGGCGCCTTGCGCCAGGAGCTGGACCGGGTGGCGGCCCAGGGCTACGCGCTGGACCGGGAGGAGTGCGAGGAGGGGGCCTCCTGCCTGGCAGCCCCGCTGCGGGACCACACCGGTCGGGTGGTGGCGGCGCTGGGGATCTCCGCGCCCACGGTCCGCTTGACGGCGGCGAAACGGGAGCAGCTCATCCCCCTCCTCGTAGAGGAGGGGAGAGGCCTCTCGCAGGAGCTCGGCTACCAGGGGGCGGCGGCGGCCGCCCCGGCTGCCGCCCGCCGCTAG
- a CDS encoding TIM barrel protein — MEGIMRDSLHAAMRVGIVHFMAYPECLKGEGPVVETVRRILEDEFFGAIEVTQVKDPAARQTVARLSAQSHVEVGYGAQPVLLTEKLNLNSLDPAERKRGVERMKACVDEAAALGATAFAVLSGPNVTARRGEAMQRLTDSLLEIGDACAAKGLRLLLETFDYDIDKKCLIGPNRDGATISRAVRKRHKEFGLMLDLSHLPLQHETPKQAFAAAKGQIGHIHIGNCVLQAGHPAYGDQHPRFGLPGGENDVPQLLAFLKELFAIGYLGKGKRPIVAFEVKPQPGESSEAVIAGAKRTLLDAWARL; from the coding sequence ATGGAGGGGATCATGCGGGATTCGCTGCACGCCGCGATGCGGGTCGGCATCGTCCATTTTATGGCCTACCCCGAATGCCTGAAGGGGGAGGGACCGGTGGTGGAGACCGTCCGCCGGATCCTGGAGGATGAGTTTTTCGGGGCGATCGAGGTGACCCAGGTGAAGGACCCCGCTGCCCGGCAGACGGTCGCCCGGCTGTCTGCCCAGAGCCACGTCGAGGTGGGCTACGGGGCCCAGCCGGTCCTGCTCACGGAGAAGCTCAACCTGAACAGCCTCGATCCGGCCGAGCGGAAGCGGGGGGTGGAGCGGATGAAGGCCTGCGTGGACGAGGCTGCGGCGCTCGGGGCGACCGCCTTCGCGGTCCTGTCGGGGCCCAACGTCACGGCCCGGCGGGGGGAGGCGATGCAGCGCCTCACGGACTCTCTCCTGGAGATCGGGGATGCCTGCGCCGCCAAGGGCCTCCGGCTCCTCCTGGAGACCTTCGATTACGATATTGACAAGAAGTGCCTCATCGGTCCAAACCGGGACGGGGCAACCATCTCCCGCGCGGTCCGGAAGCGGCACAAGGAGTTCGGGCTCATGCTCGACCTCAGCCACCTCCCGCTCCAGCACGAGACCCCGAAGCAGGCCTTCGCCGCGGCGAAGGGGCAGATCGGCCACATCCACATCGGCAACTGCGTGCTCCAGGCCGGCCACCCGGCCTACGGGGACCAGCATCCCCGCTTCGGGCTGCCGGGCGGGGAGAACGACGTCCCCCAGCTCCTCGCCTTCCTGAAGGAATTGTTCGCCATCGGCTACCTGGGGAAGGGCAAGCGGCCGATCGTGGCCTTCGAGGTCAAGCCCCAGCCGGGGGAGTCCTCGGAGGCGGTCATCGCCGGGGCCAAGCGCACGCTGCTTGACGCCTGGGCCCGCCTCTAG
- a CDS encoding carboxymuconolactone decarboxylase family protein, which translates to MATRKKRAARRRPGRAKALAAQIRRDRGYTYPEWELASRLDPAFMEAYNGLYRRSLGMSHALPLKYRELVASAVLAYRGEERSLILHLRRARALGATEAEMLDAFEGAVMPGGALTLLRGLRALLRLRAERRRRP; encoded by the coding sequence ATGGCGACCCGGAAGAAGCGCGCCGCGCGGCGGCGCCCGGGCCGGGCCAAAGCGTTGGCGGCCCAGATCCGGCGCGACCGCGGCTACACGTACCCGGAGTGGGAGCTGGCCAGCCGGCTTGACCCCGCCTTCATGGAGGCCTACAACGGGCTCTACCGGCGCTCGCTCGGGATGAGCCACGCGCTCCCCCTGAAGTATCGGGAGCTGGTGGCGAGCGCCGTCCTCGCCTACCGGGGCGAGGAGCGCTCCCTGATCCTGCACCTGCGCCGCGCCCGGGCGCTTGGGGCGACGGAGGCCGAGATGCTGGACGCCTTCGAGGGCGCCGTGATGCCCGGGGGCGCGCTCACGCTCCTCCGGGGGCTCCGGGCGCTTCTGCGCCTCCGGGCCGAGAGGCGCCGGAGGCCCTAG
- a CDS encoding Glu/Leu/Phe/Val dehydrogenase, with protein MESLTGSPNTLYQSALILLDEAAAALRLDPGIHERLRYPKRALMVSIPTRMDDGRTRVFLGYRVQHNVTLGPGKGGIRYHPDTTLEEVTALAMLMTWKCALMGLPYGGAKGGVRCDPETMSAGELERMTRRYTSEIVLAIGPDRDVPAPDLYTNDQTMAWIMDTYSMQKGGTVPGVVTGKPVLLGGTLGRLEATGRGVAIMAEEACRATGRPLAGAAVAVQGFGNVGGVAARLLHEAGCRIVAVSDVRGGITSGAGLDVPRLLEHVRENKYVERFPGAERIANAELLTCPCDILIPAALQGQITPANAEQIRARIIVEGANGPTLPEADAMLARRGIFVVPDILANAGGVTVSYFEWVQDLQMYFWTEEQITQRLRSLMTGAFAEVRGLATARGVDLRRAATMLGVQRVAEAKRLRGLYP; from the coding sequence GTGGAGTCCCTCACGGGGAGCCCGAACACCCTCTACCAGAGCGCGCTCATCCTCCTGGATGAGGCCGCTGCCGCGTTGCGCCTGGACCCCGGCATCCATGAGCGTCTCCGCTACCCGAAGCGGGCGCTGATGGTATCCATCCCCACCCGGATGGATGACGGCCGCACCCGGGTCTTCCTCGGCTACCGCGTCCAGCACAACGTCACCCTTGGGCCCGGCAAGGGGGGCATCCGCTACCACCCCGACACCACGCTCGAGGAGGTCACCGCCCTCGCGATGCTCATGACCTGGAAGTGCGCCCTGATGGGCCTCCCCTACGGCGGGGCCAAGGGCGGCGTGCGGTGCGACCCCGAGACGATGTCGGCCGGCGAGCTGGAGCGGATGACCCGCCGCTACACGTCCGAGATCGTCCTGGCGATCGGCCCCGACCGGGACGTCCCGGCCCCCGACCTGTACACGAACGACCAGACCATGGCCTGGATCATGGACACCTACAGCATGCAGAAGGGGGGGACGGTACCCGGGGTGGTGACGGGGAAGCCGGTCCTCCTCGGCGGGACGCTGGGGCGACTCGAGGCGACGGGACGGGGGGTGGCGATCATGGCGGAGGAGGCGTGCCGGGCCACGGGCCGCCCCCTCGCCGGGGCGGCCGTGGCCGTGCAGGGGTTCGGGAACGTGGGCGGCGTGGCCGCCCGCCTCCTGCACGAGGCCGGCTGCCGCATCGTCGCGGTGAGCGACGTCCGGGGGGGGATCACCAGCGGGGCCGGGCTCGATGTTCCGCGCCTGCTGGAGCACGTCCGGGAGAACAAGTACGTGGAGAGGTTCCCGGGAGCGGAGCGGATCGCGAACGCGGAGCTGCTCACCTGCCCCTGCGACATCCTGATCCCCGCCGCCCTGCAGGGACAGATCACGCCTGCCAACGCGGAGCAGATCCGGGCCCGGATCATCGTGGAGGGCGCCAACGGTCCCACCCTCCCGGAGGCGGACGCGATGCTCGCGCGGCGCGGGATCTTCGTGGTCCCGGACATCTTGGCCAACGCCGGCGGGGTCACCGTCTCCTACTTCGAGTGGGTCCAGGACCTGCAGATGTACTTCTGGACGGAGGAGCAGATCACCCAGCGCCTCCGTTCCCTCATGACGGGGGCCTTCGCCGAGGTCCGGGGTCTCGCCACGGCCCGGGGCGTGGACCTGCGCCGCGCCGCCACCATGCTGGGGGTGCAGCGCGTGGCGGAGGCGAAGCGCCTCCGGGGCCTGTACCCATGA
- a CDS encoding TRAP transporter permease, with product MSGPGPSPPAPLAADRATSAQAERLVEQAEFGARRLTGLPLYFAGGLALAFSGFQLYTAAFGTLPGVLQRAVHLAFALALCFLFYPGSKKARRASPPWSDYLLAACASWVALYVVVHYRALVTRVGDPTPLDILTGAAAMVFILEASRRAVGIFLPAIASAFVLYAFVGPYLPDLVAHRGYTLRRVVDHLYFTTEGVFGIPLWVSATFVFGFVLFGAVLERTGAGEYLIQLAFSLFGHTRGGPAKAAVVASAFMGTISGSSIANTATVGSMTIPLMKRVGFKAEVAGGIETAAGGNGQIMPPVMGAAAFVMAEWLGIPYLEVAKAAVLPAVIDQLALLGAVHLLALKEGISGLPKSDLPPFWRTFLRGLHFLFPVAVLLYYLIWQRSTPLTAAFMGTMSALGIFAASGLLRSLQAAHAGSGAGAELADTAQRLVTALFLGARTMAGVGATCACAGIIVGVVTLTGLGLNMADILLRLSGGYLLPSLFLTMLACLILGMGVPTTATYIIMATITAPALQAVAPTIPIIAIHLFVFYFGILADDTPPVGLAAYAAAGIAGSDPVRTGWQAFKLDMRTFLLPFMFINAPQMLLINTTVLEAAWIFVTASVGMYALAAGMQGYFLIPARLTERVILCVSAVGLVWAGWVTDVLGMLGVAVVVVLQRRRQRAGEA from the coding sequence ATGAGCGGTCCGGGACCTTCCCCGCCGGCCCCGCTCGCCGCCGACCGCGCGACCTCGGCGCAGGCCGAGCGCCTGGTCGAGCAGGCCGAGTTCGGCGCCCGCCGCCTCACCGGTCTCCCCCTCTACTTCGCGGGCGGTCTCGCCCTCGCCTTCTCGGGATTCCAGCTCTACACGGCGGCCTTCGGGACCCTCCCGGGGGTCCTCCAGCGGGCAGTCCACCTGGCCTTCGCCCTCGCCCTCTGCTTCCTCTTTTACCCGGGCTCGAAGAAGGCCCGCCGCGCCTCTCCCCCGTGGAGCGACTACCTGCTGGCGGCCTGCGCGTCCTGGGTCGCCCTCTACGTGGTGGTCCACTACCGGGCCCTGGTCACCCGGGTCGGCGACCCCACGCCCCTGGACATCCTCACCGGCGCCGCCGCCATGGTGTTCATCCTGGAGGCCTCCCGGCGCGCCGTCGGCATCTTCCTCCCGGCGATCGCGAGCGCCTTCGTCCTGTATGCCTTTGTCGGCCCTTACCTCCCCGACCTCGTAGCCCACCGGGGCTACACTCTCCGGCGGGTAGTGGACCACCTCTACTTCACCACGGAAGGCGTTTTCGGCATTCCCCTCTGGGTCTCCGCGACGTTCGTCTTCGGGTTCGTCCTCTTCGGGGCCGTCCTGGAGCGGACGGGGGCCGGCGAGTACCTCATTCAGCTCGCCTTTTCCCTCTTCGGCCACACACGGGGCGGGCCGGCCAAGGCGGCCGTGGTGGCGAGCGCCTTCATGGGGACCATCTCCGGCTCCTCCATCGCGAATACCGCCACCGTCGGCAGCATGACGATCCCGCTCATGAAGCGAGTCGGGTTCAAGGCGGAGGTGGCGGGGGGGATCGAGACGGCAGCGGGCGGGAACGGCCAGATCATGCCCCCGGTGATGGGGGCCGCCGCCTTCGTCATGGCCGAGTGGCTGGGCATCCCCTACCTGGAGGTCGCGAAGGCCGCCGTGCTGCCCGCCGTCATTGACCAGTTGGCGCTGCTCGGCGCCGTGCACCTCTTGGCGCTCAAGGAGGGCATCAGCGGGCTGCCGAAGAGCGACCTTCCCCCGTTCTGGCGGACGTTCCTCCGGGGTCTTCACTTCCTCTTCCCCGTCGCGGTCCTCCTCTACTACCTGATCTGGCAGCGGTCCACCCCCCTCACCGCCGCCTTCATGGGGACGATGTCCGCCCTCGGGATCTTCGCCGCCTCGGGCCTCCTGCGGTCGCTCCAGGCAGCCCACGCCGGGTCGGGGGCGGGGGCGGAACTCGCCGACACGGCGCAGCGGCTGGTGACCGCGCTCTTCCTGGGGGCCAGGACGATGGCCGGCGTGGGGGCGACCTGCGCCTGCGCCGGGATCATCGTGGGGGTAGTGACGCTGACCGGCCTCGGTCTGAACATGGCGGACATCCTCCTCCGGCTCTCGGGAGGCTACCTGCTCCCGAGCCTCTTCCTCACCATGCTGGCCTGCCTGATCCTGGGAATGGGGGTCCCCACGACCGCCACGTACATCATCATGGCGACGATCACGGCGCCGGCCCTGCAGGCGGTGGCCCCCACCATCCCGATCATCGCCATCCACCTCTTCGTCTTCTACTTCGGGATCCTGGCTGACGACACGCCGCCCGTGGGCCTCGCCGCCTACGCCGCGGCCGGGATCGCCGGATCCGACCCGGTCCGGACCGGCTGGCAGGCCTTTAAGTTAGACATGCGGACGTTCCTTCTCCCCTTCATGTTCATCAACGCGCCCCAGATGCTCCTCATCAACACGACGGTGCTGGAGGCGGCCTGGATCTTCGTCACCGCCTCGGTGGGGATGTACGCGCTCGCGGCCGGGATGCAGGGCTACTTCCTGATCCCGGCACGCCTGACGGAGCGGGTGATCCTCTGCGTGTCGGCCGTGGGGCTGGTCTGGGCGGGGTGGGTGACGGACGTCCTCGGGATGCTCGGCGTGGCGGTCGTGGTCGTCCTGCAGCGCCGGCGGCAGCGAGCGGGAGAGGCGTGA